The stretch of DNA TCGCCATCGGCTATGTGGTCGAGCTGGCCCGCGCCAGCGAGCAGGCCCTGGCCAGGGCGCTGGAGATCCAGGCGGTGACCCGGGAGCGGGAGCGGCTGGCCCGCGACATCCACGACGGGGTGCTCCAGGTCCTGGCGATGGTGCAGCGCCGCGGCGCCGAGGTCGGCGGCGAGGCCGCGGAGATCGGCCGGATGGCGGGGGAGCAGGAGATCGCGCTGCGGGCGCTGATCGCCGAGGGCCTGGTGCCCAACCCGTCCTACGAGGCCCCGCGACGTCCGAAGCGCCGGCCCGATCCGGGGGAGCCGCAGGACCTGCGGGCACTGCTCACCCCGCTGGCCGGCTCCCGGGTGACGGTGTCCGCCCCGGGGACACCGGTGCTGCTCCCCGGCCGTGCGGCCAGTGAGCTGAGCGCGGCTGTCAGTGCCGCAGTGGACAATGTGCGCAAGCACGCGGGGGAGCAGGCGCACGCCTGGATCCTGGTCGAGGACGAGCCGGACGGGGTGGTCGTCAGCGTCCGCGACGACGGTCCCGGGTTCGCCCAGGAGCGGTTGGGAGAGGCCGAGCAGGAGGGGCGGCTCGGGGTCTCCCAGTCGATCCGGGGCCGACTGCGGGATCTGGGCGGCAGCGCCGAGATCAGCTCTGCCGCCGGCCAGGGCACCGAGGTCGAGCTGCGGGTGCCCCGTCAGCGAGTCGAACGAGGGAGCACGCAGTGACGGTCGAACAGAACGCCGGTGGTCAGCCCGCCGAGGAGCAGCAGGCGATCCGGGTGATGGTGGTGGACGACCACCCGATGTGGCGCGAGGCGGTGGCCCGGGACCTGGGCGCGGCCGGCTGCCAGGTGGTCGCCACGGCGGGGGACGGCCGCGAGGCGGTGCGCCGCGCGCCGGCCGCCGCCGCGCACGTGGTCGTCCTCGACCTGAACCTGCCGGACCTGCCGGGGGTCGAGGTCTGCCGTCAGCTGATGGCGCACGACCCGGCGCCCCGGGTGCTGGTGCTGTCCGCGAGCGGGGAGCACGCGGACGTGCTGGAGGCGGTGAAGTCCGGCGCCACCGGCTACCTGGTCAAGTCGGCCAGCCGGGAGGAGCTGCTGGACGCGGTCCGCCGCACCGCCGTCGGCGACCCGGTGTTCACCCCGGGGCTGGCCGGCCTGGTGCTGGGCGAGTACCGCCGGCTGGCGGCCGAGCCGGTGCAGGCCGGGTCCCGTACCCCGGCCGCCCCGCAGCTCACCGACCGGGAGACCGAGGTGCTGCGGCTGGTCGCCAAGGGGCTGGCCTACAAGCAGATAGCCGACCGGCTGGTGCTGTCGCCGCGCACCGTGCAGAACCACGTCCAGAACACCCTGGGCAAGCTCCAGCTGCACAACCGGGTGGAGCTGGTCCGCTACGCCATCGAGCGCGGCCTCGACGACGAGGTCTAGTCCGGACCCGCCCTGTGCACAGCAGGGTGCATCCATCCCGCCCGCCGCTACCGTGAAGTGACAGTTCGTCATACTCAGGGGAGGGGACGGATATGCGGATCGGCGTGCTCACCGGCGGCGGGGACTGCCCCGGGCTCAACGCGGTCATCAGGGGGGTCGTCCGCAAGGGCGTCGAGGTCTACGACTACGAGTTCACCGGTTTCCGGGACGGCTGGCGCGGCCCGCTGGAGGGCGCCACCCTTCCCCTCGGCATCCCGGAGGTCCGGGGCATCCTGCCGCGTGGCGGCACCGTCCTGGGCTCCTCGCGCACCAATCCGCTCAAGGTCGCCGACGGCATCCGCAAGGTCAAGGAGAACCTGGACAAGTACCAGGTGGACGCACTGATCGTGATCGGCGGCGAGGACACCCTCGGGGTCGCCGCCACCCTGCACGACAACGGCGTGAACGTCGTGGGCGTGCCCAAGACCATCGACAACGACCTCAACGCCACCGACTACACCTTCGGGTTTGACACCGCCGTCAACATCGCCACCGAGGCCATCGACCGGCTGCACACCACCGCGGAGTCGCACCGCCGGGTGCTGGTCATCGAGGTGATGGGTCGTCATGCCGGATGGATAGCCCTGCACTCGGGCATCGCGGGCGGCGCCAATGTGATCCTGATTCCCGAGCAGCGGTTCGACATGGACCAGGTCTGCGCCTGGGTCGAGCAGCGCTTCCGGATCAACTACGCGCCGATCGTGGTGGTCGCGGAGGGGGCGATGCCGGTCGAGGGCCAGATGGTGCTCAAGGACGACACCCGCGACGCGTTCGGCCATGTCCGGCTCTCCGGGATCGGGGAGTGGCTGGCGCACGAGATCGAGGCCCGCACCGGGAAGGAGGCGCGGACCACCGTCCTCGGACACATCCAACGAGGCGGCACCCCCAGCGCCTTCGACCGCTGGCTGGCCACCCGCTTCGGCCTGCACGCGATCGACGCGATCCACGACGGCGACTACGGATCGATGGTCGCTCTGCGCGGCACCGACATCGTCAGCGTCCCGCTCGCCGACGCCACCGCCCGGATCAAGACCGTCGAACCCGCGCTGTACTCCGAGTTCGACGTCTTCTTCGGTTAGAGGGGGTTGCTGTTCGCGCAGTTCCCCGCGCCCCTAAAAGGGGGCGCGGGGCTGTGTTTGATTAACTGCGTGCGCGAAACGGACCGGGACCGTTACAACGGCGGCAACCCCGGCGGGGTGACCGCAGGTGTCGCCTCGAGCGCCCGGAGGGCTGTGCGGACGGCCTCGTCGAGCTGCGGGTCGCGCCCCGCCCCCCAGTCCTCGGGGGTGCAGACCACCTCGACGTCCGGGTCGACCCCGTGGTTCTCCAGGTCCCAGTCGTAGCCCTCGAACCAGGTGCGGAACCGCGGCTGGGTGACCCCGGTACCGTCGACCAGCTTGTAGTGGCCGTCGATGCCGACCACCCCGCCCCAGGTCCTGACGCCGACCACCGGACCCAGGCCGTAGGCCTGGAACGCGGCGTTGATGTTGTCGCCGTCCGACCCGGACCACTCGTCCGCGACCGCCACCAGCGGTCCCCGCGGGGCGTCCTCCGGGTACCGGGGGTGCGGCCTGAACCCGCGGATCGTGTGCCATTTGACGACCCGTCGGCGCAGCTTCTCGACGACCAGCTGCGAGGTGTGGCCGCCCCGGTTCTCGCGGGTGTCCACCACCAGGCCGTCCAGGGCCGCCTCGGTGTGCAGGTCCCGGTGCAGCTGGGCCCAGCCTGAACTGATCTGGTCGGGCAGGTGCAGATACCCGAGCCGTCCGCCGGACAGCTCGCGGACCCGGGCCCGACGGCCGGCCACCCAGTCGTGGTAGCGCAGCGGCTCCTCGTCGGCCAGCGGGACCACGACCACGGCGTACTCGCCGCCCTCCGCGGTGCCCAGGGTGAGCTCGACCGGCTTGCCCGCCGTGCCGGCCAGCAGCGGGGCCGGACCGGCCACCGGGTCGACCGCGCGGCCGTTGACGGCGAGGACGGCGTCCCCGGCCCTGATCCCCAGCCCGGGCGCGGCCAGCGGCGACCGCGCCGCCGGGTCGGATATCTCGCCGGGCACGATCCTGACGATGCGCCAGGTCCCGTCCGCGTCGCGGACCAGGTCGGCCCCCAGCAGCCCCAGCCGTCGGGCGTCCGCCACCCGTGCGGCCTTGGGCTGTACGTAGGCGTGGGAGCTGCCCATCTCGCCCTGGACCTCCCAGAGCAGGTCGACCAGGTCGTCGTGGCTGCCGAGCCGGTCCACCAGCGGACGGTAGCGCTGCTGCACCGCCTCCCAGTCCACCCCGCCCAGGTCCACCCGCCAGTAGTTGTCCCGCATCAGCCGGGCGGCCTCGGCCACCATCTGCCGCCACTCGGCCGACGGGTCGAGAGTGACCCTGATCCGGTCCAGGTCGACGGTGACGGCCTCGCCGTCGGCGTCGTCCTTGTCCACCTTCCGGTCGGCCGGGACCACCCGCAGCTCCTTGCCGTCGACCAGGGCCAGCCTGGTCCCGTCGCCGGAGGCGGTGTAGCGGTCCACGGCGTCCGCCAGGGTCTCCAGGCGGTGGGCGGCGAGGTCGAAGTACTCCAGGGAGCTGCGTTTCGCCGGGGTGGCCGGGGTGGCCTTGGCGTTCCCCAGGGTCCCGGTCAGCGGGTGGTGCAGCCAGGCGAAGCCGCCCTTGACCGCGCGCAGCGCCTCGTAGCGGCCGGCCTCGACCGGGAACGGGACGACCCGGGCGGCGATCCCGTCCGTGTCGACGCGGATCGCGGCGGCAGCGTCGACCGGAGTATCCTCCTTGGCCCTGCCGGGCCTGCGGCCCTGCGGCAGCGGGTCGAACGGCGAGAGCGTGTCGGCGGTCAGCAGCGTCAGGTACGGACGGCAGGCCAGCGGGAAGGAGAGGTCGAAGACGTGCTCGTCGTAGACCGGGTCGAACTCGCGGATCGACAGGAAGGCCAGATACCTGCCGTCGGCACTGAAGGCGGGCGACCGGTCGTTGAAGCGCACCGGGGTGACCTCGGTGATCGCGCCGTCGGAGAGCCGGGCGAGCCGGATCTGGCGCAGCCGCTCGTTGAGGTCGGCGCCGTGCGACCAGGCCAGCCAGGCCGAGTCGGGCGAGAAGGCCAGGCCGGTCGCCTCGATGGCCTCACTGCGGTCCAACTCCCGTACGGAGCCGTCCGCGACCGTGACCAGCAGCACCGCGCCGTCCCGGTTGGCGACGGCCAGGACCGCGCCGTCCGGCGCGGCGACCAGTTCCTCGACCCGGCCGAGCGCGCCGACGGCGACCCTGCGGCCGTCGGAGAACTCCAGGCCGTCCTCGCCCTCGGCGTCGGTGACCCAGACCGACGCGCCGTCAGGCAGCGGCTGCGGCAGCCGGTTGCGCACGCCCGGCGAGTCCGCCAGCACCCGCGCCGGCCCGTCCTGGTGGGTGACCCGGTGGACGGTGCCGCGCACCTCGACCAGGCTGGACCGTCCCTCGGCGTCGGGGGACACCGTGCCGAGGTGTTCCGCCGCGGGGATCGGCCGGGGCCGGCGGGCGGTGCGCGGGCCGCCCAGGCCGATGTCGATCCGCTGCGGTTCGGCCCCGGCGAGGTCGTCCACCAGCCACAGTCCGCCGCCGCGCTGGAAGACCACCCGGCTGCCGTCGGTGGACGCGTTGCGGGCGTAGAACTCGTCGGGCTCGCTGTGGACCCGCAGGTCGGAGCCGTCCGGGAGGCTGGAGTAGAGCCGCCCGACACCCTCGTGGTCGCTCAGGAACGCGATCCGGACGCCGACCCACATCGGCGAGTCGATGTTCCCGTCCAACTCCTGGTGGACCCGCGCGAACGCGCCGTCCGTGCCGAGCCACAGCTTCCCGGCCCGGCCGCCGCGGTAGCGCTTCCAGTGGGCGGGCTCGCGGCCGCCGTTCGCCGTGGCCAGCAGCGCGCGCGAGCCGCCGGGCTCCAGCGCGAGCCCGCCGAGCCGTCCGTACGGCAACTGCCGGGCCGGGCCGCCGTCCAGCGGCACGGCGAAGGCCCAGGGATGGGCCCGGGACATTCTCCCCACGGTGCTCACCGCCAGCGGTTCGCCCTCCGGAGTCCACCCGAGCAGCGAGGTCTGTGCGCTGCCCCAGTAGGTCAGCCGCCGGGCCGGACCGCCCTCGACCGGCGCGACATGCACCTCGGGTGCGCCGTCGGCGGTCGACGCCCAGGCGAGCAGCGAGCCGTCCGGGGAGAAGCGCGGCCGCGCGACGGGCACCTGATCGGCACTCACCCGCCAGGCTCTGCCCCCGAGGGGCGCGACCCAGACGTCGTCCTCGGCCACAAAGGTGACTGCGTCGCGATGGATGTGCGGGTACCGGAAATAGCCTTCAGCAAAGGTCACTGAGGCACCCTAGCTGTCACCACGCGCAGTGTGGGTGGTTGTTCGCGCAGTTCCCCGCGCCCCTCTTCAGGGGCGCGGGGAACTGCGCGAACACCGGCCACGACGGCGCCGCACTAGACCACTGACCGCTCACCCAACTCAGCCAGCATCCCGGCCACGATCCCGACTCCGTCGAGAGTCAGCACCGACTCCGGATGGAACTGCACCCCCGCGAACCCCGGCCCCCGCAGCGCGAAGACGTCACCCGTCACCGCGTCACGGCTCACCTCGATCCCCCGTGCCGCGAGCCGCGCGACATCGCCCGAGTCGCACACCGCCGTGAACGTGTTGTAGAAGCCCACCGTCCGTGCCGTCCCGAAGAGGTCGATCCGCTCCTGCGCGCCCTGGTACGGCACGGCCTTCCGTCGTAGCGGAAGCCCCAGGGACGCGCACAGCAGCTGGTGGCTCAAGCAGACCGCGAGCAGTCCGTCCGGCCGCCCGGTCGCCATCAGCTCGCCCACCACGCCCTGCATCCGTCGCATCTTCTGGTCCGTCAGATCGGCCGGGTCGCCCGGGCCGGGGCCCAGCACCAGCGGGCCCCGGTGCGCGGCGACCGCCTCGGCCAGACCGGGGAGGTCATAGCGGCGGACGGTGACCCGGTGCCCCAGCGAGCGCAGCAGATGCGCCAGCATCGAGGTGAAGGTGTCCTCGCAGTCGATCACCAGGACGTGCCGCGGGTCGTCGGTGGCCGGGGCCGCGGTCTGCATCCGCAGCCAGAACGGCGCCAGGTTGCTCCGCCTGGCGTCCAGCGCGGCCTGCACCCGGTGGTTGTCGGCCAGCCGGGGCGCCCGCCCTGCCCCCGCCGTCGTCCCGGCCCCGGCCCGCGCCGGAACCGCGCCGATCGCGCCGAGCACCCCCGCCGCCTTGGCGTGCGTCTCGGCCACCTCCGCGTAGGGGTCGGAGTGCCGCACCAGCGTCGCGCCGACCCGCACCGCCAGCCTGCCGCTCGCCGGGTCGATGTCGGCGGTGCGGATCAGGATGGGGGAGTCCAGGGTCTGGCCCCCGCCGGAGGTGCGGCCGATCAGCGCCAGCGCGCCCGCGTAGTAGCCGCGCCCGGTCGGCTCGTAGCGGGAGATGACCCGGGTCGCGTTCTGCAGCGGGCTGCCGGTGACGGTGGCGGCGAACATGGTCTCCCGGAGCACCTGGCGGACGTCCAGGGTGGTGCGTCCGCGCAGCTCGTACTCGGTGTGGGCGAGGTTGGCCATCTCCTTGAGGCGCGGGCCCAGCACCTGGCCGCCCAGGTCGCCGACCGCGCACATCATCTTGAGCTCCTCGTCCACGACCATGGTGAGCTCCTCCAGCTCCTTGGGGTCGTGCAGGAACGCGAGCAGCGACTCCAGGCCGGGGCCCTCGGCCGGGTAGCGGTACGTCCCGGAGATCGGGTTCATCACCACCGTCCCGCCGGCCTGCCGGACATGGACCTCGGGACTGGCCCCCACCAGCACCCTCTCGCCGGTGTGCACCAGGAAGGTCCAGTACGCCCCGCGCTCCTGCTCCAGCAGCCGCCGGAACAGGGTCAGCGCCAGCGCCGGGGAGAAGTCCCGCAGGGTCCCGGTGAAGTCGCGCCGGATGACGAAGTTGGCCCCCTCGCCCCGGCCGATCTCGTCCTCGATCACCCGCCGGACGATCTCCGCGTAGGCGTCGTCCGAGAGGTCGAACCCGCCGTCGTCCAGCCGGACCGGGAGCTGCGGCAGCGCCGCCCGCAGCTCGGCCAGCGGCAGGGCGAACGACTCGCGCACCTTCAGGGCCTGCAGCGGGGTGCCGTCGTCGCGGGCCTCGAAGCCGCGTTCCCGCAGCTGCCGGTAGGGGACCAGGGCCAGCAGGTCGTGCACCGGGACGCCGGGAGCGCCCTCGGGCAGCGGCAGCTGCGCCAGCGTCTCGTAGCTGCCGACCTCGCCGAACAGCACCTCGACGGTGTCCGGGGCGAGCCGTGGGGCGCGGCGGTGCAGCAGGGCGAAGGGTTCGCCGGCGTCGACGAGCCTGGCGACCAGGGCAGCGGCATCGACCGGATCAGTGGCGTTGGTCACAGCGGGAGCCTTTCCGAGGGAGGTGCGGCGGGAGTGGTGCCGGCCGGCTCGGGGCGGTGTCCGCTGGAGAAGCAGAACGGCCGCCCCGAGGGGCGGCCGTTGAGTCTGCGTGGGAACGCGCGATCAGTGGGCCGCCTCGGGGACGGTCCACCACCAGGAGTAGGTGCGCTGCGTATTCACGGCCCCGACCTTAGCGGATCGGGAGGCGGAGCGGCATCAGATCAGCGGCATGTCTCAGTCAGCGGTCGCCAGGACATTTCGGTTGCGTTACCCCGTAGCCTTGGCCCTGTGACCGTGACCGTTGAAACCCACCCCGAAGGGGACGGAGCCCAGGGCTTCTCCTGGCAGTCCCTTCCCGCGGCGCAGCAGCCCGAGTGGCCGGACCCCGAGGCTCTGCGCAAGTCCCTTGCGGACCTCGCCTCCTATCCGCCGCTCGTGTTCGCCGGCGAGTGCGATCAGCTGCGCACCCGTCTCGCCGCCGTGGCCCAGGGTGAGGCGTTCCTGCTCCAGGGCGGCGACTGCGCCGAGGCCTTCGACGGCGTTTCGGCGGACCAGATCCGCAACAAGCTGAAGACGCTGCTGCAGATGGCCGTGGTCCTCACCTACGCCGCCTCCGTCCCGGTGGTGAAGGTCGGCCGGATCGCGGGCCAGTACTCCAAGCCGCGCTCCAAGCCCACCGAGACCCGCGACGGCGTGACCCTGCCGGTGTACCGGGGCGACTCGGTGAACGGCTTCGCCTTCACGCCCGAGTCGCGCCGCCCGGACCCGGAGCGGCTGAAGCGGATGTACAACGCCTCCGCCTCCACCCTCAACCTGGTCCGCGCCTTCACCACCGGCGGCTACGCGGACCTCCGCCAGGTCCACGCCTGGAACCAGGACTTCGTCCGCAACTCGCCCTCCGGTCAGCGCTACGAGCGCCTCGCCAAGGAGATCGACAGCGCGCTGTCCTTCATGAACGCCTGCGGGGTGGACCCGGAGGAGTTCCGTACGGTCGAGTTCTACTCCTCGCACGAGGCGCTGGTGCTGGACTACGAGACGGCGCTGACCCGCACCGACTCCCGTACCGGCAAGCTCTACGACGTCTCCGGCCACATGGTCTGGATCGGCGAGCGCACCCGGCAGCTGGACCACGCCCACATCGAGTTCGCCTCGCAGATCAGCAACCCGATCGGGGTGAAGCTCGGCCCGACCACCACCGTGGACGAGGCGCTGACGCTGATCGACCGGCTGGACCCGAAGCGCGAGCCGGGCCGGCTCACCTTCATCACCCGGATGGGCGCGGGCAAGGTCCGCGACAACCTGCCCGAGCTGGTGGAGAAGGTCACCGCGAGCGGCGCCGTGCCGGTGTGGATCTGCGACCCGATGCACGGCAACACCTTCGAGGCGGAGACCGGGCACAAGACCCGCCGCTTCGACGACGTGCTCGACGAGGTCAAGGGCTTCTTCGAGGTGCACCGTGCGCTGGGCACCCACCCGGGCGGCATCCATGTGGAGCTGACCGGCGACGATGTCACCGAGTGCGTGGGGGGCGGCGACGAGGTCTTCGTCGACGACCTGCACCAGCGCTACGAGACGGCCTGCGACCCGCGGCTCAACCGCAGCCAGTCGCTGGACCTGGCGTTCCTCGTAGCGGAGATGTACCGAGGCGCGTAGCCCCGGCCGGTGTGACGAAGACCCCTCCGGATCTGCGAAAGCGGAACCGGAGGGGTCTTTTAGCACCTGCTCCGATTGGGTAAGGTTAGCCTTAGCTCAACCGGACGCCATCGGAAAGGACCGTCATGTACGTGTGCGTGTGCCATGCGGTCACCGAGCAGCGCGTCCGTGCGGAGATCGCCTCCGGGGCCACCACGCCCCGCCAGGTCGCCAACGGCTGCAAGGCCGGAACCGACTGCGGCTCCTGCGTCCGCCGGATACAGTCCATCCTCGGCAACGAGGGCGCCCGCCCCTGCCCGACCGCCCGCCTCGCCGCACTGCTGGGCCTCCCGGCGCCGGCAGCCGAGGAGAAGGCGAAGGCCGGCGCCGAGGCCGCCTGACTGCGGGCCCGCTTCAGCGTCTAACTGTCCGGCTGCTCGATCAGCGACTGGATGTAGAGCGGCTCGCCCAGTTTCTCCAGCAGTTCGAGCTGGGTGTCCAGGTAATCGATGTGGTGCTCCTCGTCCTTGAGGATGTGCTCGAAGATGTTGGCCGAGGTCACGTCGCCCTTGGCCCGCATCACCACGATGCCGCGCCGCAGCCGGTCGATCGCCTCCACCTCGACCTGGCGGTCGGCCGTGAACATCTCGCCGACGGTCTGGCCCACCCGGATGTGGAACAGCCGCTGGTAGTTGGGCAGTCCGTCGAGGAAGAGGATCCGGTCGGTGAGGATCTCCGCGTGCTTCATCTCGTCGATGGACTCGGAGCGGGTGTACTTTGCGAGCTTGGTCCAGCCGAAGTTCTCCTGCATCTTGTAATGCAGAAAGTATTGATTGATCGCGGTCAATTCCGCAGTCAGCTGCTCATTGAGGAACTCGATGACCTCGGGGTCGCCCTGCATCGTTCGCACCCTTTCTATGCCGCTCAAGATGGTTCGGGGCATAGTTCCACTACGGAGGATCGAGTTCCAGTAAGGTCACACTCGCCTCCGGGGTCCCCGTGTGCTGTCATCCGGCCGCGATCTGTCACCATGGAGGCATGGGTCAGTCCGAGAACGAGCAGGCCAGGGCCCAGGAGCCCGGCGAGGCGGAGCTTCCGCCGGGCCAGCGCCTGCAGCGTGGATGGCCGGTTCTGCACTACGGGCCCGTCCCCCGATTCAAGCCTTTGACGTGGGAGTTCCAGGTATTTGGAGCAACGGTCTCGGGGGACAAGCACAGCTGGGACCACGAGGGATTCATGACCCTGCCGAGAACCACGGTGACCGCGGATCTTCACTGCGTCACCCGTTTCAGCATGCTGGGCAGTCGCTGGGGCGGGGTCTCGACGGCGACCATTCTGGAACTCGCACCGCCGGCCCCAGAAGTCACCCATGTGATGGTATGGGCCGAGTACGGCTTCAGTTCCAACCTGCGCCTCGCCGACTTCGCCGACGAGTCCTCCCTCTTCGCCACGCACCGCAACGGCGACCCGCTCACGGTCGAGCACGGTTTCCCGGTACGCCTCGTCGTCCCGCACCTCTACGCCTGGAAGGGCCCCAAATGGGTCCGCGGCGTCGAGTACATGACCGCCGACCGCCGCGGTTTCTGGGAGGAACGCGGCTACCACAACATCGGCGACCCCTGGGCCGAGCAGCGCTACTCCTACCAGGAGGTCCCGGGCGACGGCCCGGAGCTCTGAAATCGGTTTGCCCCGATCGGCCGGGGTCGGCAGGATCGCGGGCATGGAGCATCCTGCTGAGGTACTGGTGTACGACCGGGTCGAGCTGCGTCGCAAGCGCCTCGTCGACGTCGACGCGCAGCACCGGGTGGTGCTGGAGTCGCTGGAGCACCTGACCCCCTGGATGCCCTGGGCCTCCGGCTACTCCCGGGACTCCCTGCAGGAGCATCTGACCGAGACTCAGGCTGCCTGGGAGTCGGGTCAGGCGTACGACTACATGATCGTCAGCGAGGGGGAGATCGTCGGCTCCTGCAGTCTGATGCGGCGGATCGGCCCGGGCGGTCTGGAGATCGGCTACTGGATCCACCCGGACCGCACCGGTCGGGGCCTGGTGACCATGGCCACGGCCGCCCTCGTCGAGGCGGCCTTCGCCCTCCCCGGCACCACCCACGTCGAGATCCACCACGACGAGGCCAACACTGCCAGCGGCGCAGTCCCCCGCCGGCTCGGCTTCACCGTCGTCTCCCGCGAGAAGGACCCCACCCGCGGCGGCGCCCCCGCCGAATCCGGCATCACCGTCATCCACCGCCTGGACCGCCTGGACCGCATGGCGCGGTAGCCCGTGAGCTCTGGCGCACGGCTCGGCGGGCTCACAACACCGCGGTGACGGGATGGGCCCAGAGGCCCGACATCGGCAGTGCGGTGATGCGGTCGCCGAACGGAAGCACTTCGTCGCCGAGATAGAACACGACGCCATTCGCGAACCGCTCACCGATGGCATCGCGCAGATAGGCGAGATGCCGGAAGTCCTCGGCGCGCACTGTGGACGAGGCCTTGACCTCAACCGCTCCTACCCGACCGTCCCTCGTCTCGAGGACCAGATCGACCTCCGCCCCGCTGCTCTCGCGATAGTGGTGCACGGAGATGAGTTCGTCGGCCCAGGCGACCTGCTTGGCGATCTCGCCGAA from Streptomyces sp. 846.5 encodes:
- a CDS encoding DUF5931 domain-containing protein, which encodes MGTEKRATGVFSVEQPLWRAVSAFRLLTVVYAVGRYAGNAHHYSHPVAAWAYMTVLALWTFATVRVFSTKARCGWWWLWADLALIVVGILLTRGFDQTASVDANDVTLPTVRAAATVLGFAVMGGWRPAALAGLLIGLANIGERGKVTSSNAHNIVLLMLAGVAIGYVVELARASEQALARALEIQAVTRERERLARDIHDGVLQVLAMVQRRGAEVGGEAAEIGRMAGEQEIALRALIAEGLVPNPSYEAPRRPKRRPDPGEPQDLRALLTPLAGSRVTVSAPGTPVLLPGRAASELSAAVSAAVDNVRKHAGEQAHAWILVEDEPDGVVVSVRDDGPGFAQERLGEAEQEGRLGVSQSIRGRLRDLGGSAEISSAAGQGTEVELRVPRQRVERGSTQ
- a CDS encoding response regulator transcription factor; the encoded protein is MVVDDHPMWREAVARDLGAAGCQVVATAGDGREAVRRAPAAAAHVVVLDLNLPDLPGVEVCRQLMAHDPAPRVLVLSASGEHADVLEAVKSGATGYLVKSASREELLDAVRRTAVGDPVFTPGLAGLVLGEYRRLAAEPVQAGSRTPAAPQLTDRETEVLRLVAKGLAYKQIADRLVLSPRTVQNHVQNTLGKLQLHNRVELVRYAIERGLDDEV
- a CDS encoding 6-phosphofructokinase, translated to MRIGVLTGGGDCPGLNAVIRGVVRKGVEVYDYEFTGFRDGWRGPLEGATLPLGIPEVRGILPRGGTVLGSSRTNPLKVADGIRKVKENLDKYQVDALIVIGGEDTLGVAATLHDNGVNVVGVPKTIDNDLNATDYTFGFDTAVNIATEAIDRLHTTAESHRRVLVIEVMGRHAGWIALHSGIAGGANVILIPEQRFDMDQVCAWVEQRFRINYAPIVVVAEGAMPVEGQMVLKDDTRDAFGHVRLSGIGEWLAHEIEARTGKEARTTVLGHIQRGGTPSAFDRWLATRFGLHAIDAIHDGDYGSMVALRGTDIVSVPLADATARIKTVEPALYSEFDVFFG
- a CDS encoding S41 family peptidase — protein: MTFAEGYFRYPHIHRDAVTFVAEDDVWVAPLGGRAWRVSADQVPVARPRFSPDGSLLAWASTADGAPEVHVAPVEGGPARRLTYWGSAQTSLLGWTPEGEPLAVSTVGRMSRAHPWAFAVPLDGGPARQLPYGRLGGLALEPGGSRALLATANGGREPAHWKRYRGGRAGKLWLGTDGAFARVHQELDGNIDSPMWVGVRIAFLSDHEGVGRLYSSLPDGSDLRVHSEPDEFYARNASTDGSRVVFQRGGGLWLVDDLAGAEPQRIDIGLGGPRTARRPRPIPAAEHLGTVSPDAEGRSSLVEVRGTVHRVTHQDGPARVLADSPGVRNRLPQPLPDGASVWVTDAEGEDGLEFSDGRRVAVGALGRVEELVAAPDGAVLAVANRDGAVLLVTVADGSVRELDRSEAIEATGLAFSPDSAWLAWSHGADLNERLRQIRLARLSDGAITEVTPVRFNDRSPAFSADGRYLAFLSIREFDPVYDEHVFDLSFPLACRPYLTLLTADTLSPFDPLPQGRRPGRAKEDTPVDAAAAIRVDTDGIAARVVPFPVEAGRYEALRAVKGGFAWLHHPLTGTLGNAKATPATPAKRSSLEYFDLAAHRLETLADAVDRYTASGDGTRLALVDGKELRVVPADRKVDKDDADGEAVTVDLDRIRVTLDPSAEWRQMVAEAARLMRDNYWRVDLGGVDWEAVQQRYRPLVDRLGSHDDLVDLLWEVQGEMGSSHAYVQPKAARVADARRLGLLGADLVRDADGTWRIVRIVPGEISDPAARSPLAAPGLGIRAGDAVLAVNGRAVDPVAGPAPLLAGTAGKPVELTLGTAEGGEYAVVVVPLADEEPLRYHDWVAGRRARVRELSGGRLGYLHLPDQISSGWAQLHRDLHTEAALDGLVVDTRENRGGHTSQLVVEKLRRRVVKWHTIRGFRPHPRYPEDAPRGPLVAVADEWSGSDGDNINAAFQAYGLGPVVGVRTWGGVVGIDGHYKLVDGTGVTQPRFRTWFEGYDWDLENHGVDPDVEVVCTPEDWGAGRDPQLDEAVRTALRALEATPAVTPPGLPPL
- a CDS encoding anthranilate synthase family protein, translated to MTNATDPVDAAALVARLVDAGEPFALLHRRAPRLAPDTVEVLFGEVGSYETLAQLPLPEGAPGVPVHDLLALVPYRQLRERGFEARDDGTPLQALKVRESFALPLAELRAALPQLPVRLDDGGFDLSDDAYAEIVRRVIEDEIGRGEGANFVIRRDFTGTLRDFSPALALTLFRRLLEQERGAYWTFLVHTGERVLVGASPEVHVRQAGGTVVMNPISGTYRYPAEGPGLESLLAFLHDPKELEELTMVVDEELKMMCAVGDLGGQVLGPRLKEMANLAHTEYELRGRTTLDVRQVLRETMFAATVTGSPLQNATRVISRYEPTGRGYYAGALALIGRTSGGGQTLDSPILIRTADIDPASGRLAVRVGATLVRHSDPYAEVAETHAKAAGVLGAIGAVPARAGAGTTAGAGRAPRLADNHRVQAALDARRSNLAPFWLRMQTAAPATDDPRHVLVIDCEDTFTSMLAHLLRSLGHRVTVRRYDLPGLAEAVAAHRGPLVLGPGPGDPADLTDQKMRRMQGVVGELMATGRPDGLLAVCLSHQLLCASLGLPLRRKAVPYQGAQERIDLFGTARTVGFYNTFTAVCDSGDVARLAARGIEVSRDAVTGDVFALRGPGFAGVQFHPESVLTLDGVGIVAGMLAELGERSVV
- a CDS encoding 3-deoxy-7-phosphoheptulonate synthase class II → MTVETHPEGDGAQGFSWQSLPAAQQPEWPDPEALRKSLADLASYPPLVFAGECDQLRTRLAAVAQGEAFLLQGGDCAEAFDGVSADQIRNKLKTLLQMAVVLTYAASVPVVKVGRIAGQYSKPRSKPTETRDGVTLPVYRGDSVNGFAFTPESRRPDPERLKRMYNASASTLNLVRAFTTGGYADLRQVHAWNQDFVRNSPSGQRYERLAKEIDSALSFMNACGVDPEEFRTVEFYSSHEALVLDYETALTRTDSRTGKLYDVSGHMVWIGERTRQLDHAHIEFASQISNPIGVKLGPTTTVDEALTLIDRLDPKREPGRLTFITRMGAGKVRDNLPELVEKVTASGAVPVWICDPMHGNTFEAETGHKTRRFDDVLDEVKGFFEVHRALGTHPGGIHVELTGDDVTECVGGGDEVFVDDLHQRYETACDPRLNRSQSLDLAFLVAEMYRGA
- a CDS encoding (2Fe-2S)-binding protein; protein product: MYVCVCHAVTEQRVRAEIASGATTPRQVANGCKAGTDCGSCVRRIQSILGNEGARPCPTARLAALLGLPAPAAEEKAKAGAEAA
- the bfr gene encoding bacterioferritin produces the protein MQGDPEVIEFLNEQLTAELTAINQYFLHYKMQENFGWTKLAKYTRSESIDEMKHAEILTDRILFLDGLPNYQRLFHIRVGQTVGEMFTADRQVEVEAIDRLRRGIVVMRAKGDVTSANIFEHILKDEEHHIDYLDTQLELLEKLGEPLYIQSLIEQPDS